ataatatttataatagtatttaattttcaaacattatttATTAATTCATCACACTTATTTTCTAAATTATGTAATTGAAACAGTTTCAAACTGTACCTGTACTTCCTCCTGCTGACTTACCTCCTCCTGACTGAACTCCTGCTGACTGACCTCCTGCTGACTGACCTGCTGACTGACCTCCTGCTGACTGTCCTCCTGCTGACTGACCTCCTCCTGACTGACCTGCTGACTGTCCTCCTGAGTATCACTGGTTATCTGGCGATCCTCCTGAACTTCTGCCGCCAGATTCACAATGGTATCCACGACTGGAACAGGTTGCTGGGGAGTGGTAGTGGCAGCCCTCTCATACTGAAGTCGCCTTTTCCTGCCAGAGGGGGTCATCTGCGAAATCAATAAGTTTACAAAGTTATTATTTTAGATTAACATCTATCTAACTATATATAAAAGCggtcagataaaaaaaacttacaaatgtatgttttatcaaatatcatgGGTAAGTAAtaacatttcatgaataaaactcTTACCATCCAGTATTGGATTGCTGGATCTGGATTGAACTGTTCAATATCTGGAGATTCAAGGACAACTACCGTTAGGTCATTCAGGGTATCGTCATTAAGTCTCCCCCTTCTTTTGGTTTTGATGAGCTTCATTGCACTGAACGTGGTCTCATTTTTCACGGATGTTGGTGGTAATGAGCCCAAGAGATCCAGCACCCGGGTGACATTATTCAGTTTCTGACTTGCCAAACCCTTAAGAACTTTTTCCAATGTCAGAGTCCCACTTTGCAGCTCAGTAGCATACCTAAAATGAAGCAGCAAAATTCAACACTAAACTATGTTATCCATTCAAAGAGCATACAGGATCCCAAAATGCAAACTGAACAGCTCTCGTGCTTAGTAATGTTTATTACCTCTTAGAAATATAATTTTGCTGAAATGATAACCTGCATTTAAGAGgaatgcatgaaaaagaaaagatGCCTACCTCTTGTACACCAGAGATCGCAGAATCTGCCATTCGTCCATGTAATCCTCCATGGATATATCCTTAGCCACATTCTGTAGCTGTGTTGAGAAATAGTTCACTAAGGTGAACACTTCTTTGTCCCCAAAAtctgaaatgaacaaaatttaactGTCGATGAGTAATACAACACTGTTTTCATGAATTGTTTTGAAGTCAGGTAAAAAGAAACTAGGTTATATAATGAACATACTGCCAAGTGAACAGAAAACAATTGTGAATGTGAACTTTAAAAATCCTGTTTATTTTGCTGCAGTTTACCTTGTAATATTCTTCCGcaatttaaggaaaagtctactttttaatcatttcatcaagcctttttcaatatatgtatgattgtacagtcacagtgtatggacttatttttctgtatgatacccagttgaaaaaaatgttgaagttttaagatgattattaagaagactagctcctagactatgataattttttttccacatttttatgatttcatgtagtgaactgagccagtctatatactatgtccaatattacaattttaacatcagtcctcttagaaaatctctagaatagactggcttttgtctctatgaacataaaaaagagaaaaaaatcatagaaactagtagctagtctaattattaagggtatcctatttgcaaaatggccaaatgtttttagatttccaacaaaacaaacgaagtattatgacaattactatttacatcatagatttcaaatgacaatgaactcttaactgtaccaaagatctataaaaataaatagatgtgtatttcatacttctttgactgtacaaactataacatcacagcacatattaaatgatatttttatgtataaacccCCTCATAAGTatcgagttttagatgcgttttgtgagatttactgagaaactacttttaaaactatgagagtttttaagtaaggttattagacccaaaagagtaaaattgatacagtagtttcaaattcataattgttgtaaaataaaaagataggataaatatctatcaatttaataaatttggggaatgtgccttaatgtagaaacaaaattcaaccatcataatgtttcaattttcagattcattttaagatttacttaacaaaaccaacaatgttctgatcattttataacacttccaaagagtaaaaaacataatagtttctccactacccaatcaagtacatGTACCGATCAAGcaatcaatgaagcatgcacagataaacttttacctgtgacatgcctggggctaatttccactaccggacacggttttatggctcttattgctgtcaaatcaagccagttgcgctggtgtataaatttgttaattgaggggcccatagtaataaaaatcgtaactaggcagccagctgggggggcccgggccccctggccccccacctggacacgtgcctggattatgaaaaaaattaaacaaggaCCTCAGATGTAACACGTTTGGCATTAACGGTACTTGCACTAACGGAATAAAGCTAAACAACTGTTACTGATCATGATGCCACAATTATGCTCGAGTCTGAAAGGGAATGGAATATTTGACAATGTTATTAATAGTAACAAGCATCTCACTGATACTGATTTGCTTGTTCGTAACACAGTCTAGGTATTAACAGAATAAACAACACTTTAAGGTGGTGAAAACTGaaccaaaatatatttatatatttgtccCGCGGTACAAATAACTGGATAATGCCGCTCATGAGCAATTTCCCGACAAACTCAGCAGTGTTGAACCGGCTGTGTTGAACAGCATTATGTGTGCACTGACTCTCGCGAAGAAACTGATGCTGTTGTGCAGTTAGTAGCACATGGTTATTTTCGATTAAGGCGGAGGCTATCCACATGACGGTTGTCTGATAATTTTCTTCATCTACACGCTAGTTGTTGTGcagattatttttcattattcacAGGCAGTCGTGCTCATTATTTTCATTGTTCGCATGATGATCCTACCTGAGAAATCTtgccaattatttttgttaaccATGTGAGTTGTGACGAAACATACtgcatacataattatgtaaagatTAGTTAAGCTTTTCTGAAGTTTTTCCCTGCTAATCAGGCCCCAACAGTGCTGATTATTTAACACTATTTAGTATGCACCATTTAATATGTTAACAACCTGTGATTATGATGCCTGTTATTTTATGTTGAGTGACTTTATATGTACGATTATTGAATTAAAAGAACTAATCTGAAGAGTAAGAAACACAATGTTCATTACTTACTTACGTAGTCCTGTTTGCCTGTGGGCATAGGGCCTTCGTTACAGCTTTCCATCTGTCTCGGTCCTGGGCCCTGCTTTTTGCTGCACCCCATGAAAGTTGGATCATCGCAGTTCTGCATAAAGAGTCTTTCTCCATGTCATGACTGGTCAGCCTCTCTTCCTCTGACCTTGCGGGTTCCAATCCAATGCTTGGCGGGTGATGTTGGATTGCTCTCTTCGCAATATATTCCCCATCCACCTACAATTTCGTCGGCGTACATGTATGGTGTTGGTGTCGGATGTGTTCCTGCTTTGTCCTCTGCCAAAGCTTAAGGTTAGAAATTCTGTCTGGCCAGAATATCTTCAGAATTCTGCGTAGACAGCGGTTTAGGAACACCTGCAGAGCATTATCTATCTTCTTGGTCAGCTTCCAGGGCTTTGTGCGGTGTGCTTGTCAAGCTGCTCCATCCGGACAGTTTCCTATTGATGTcagatgtttgttttgttattaatttcAGGTTCTAATCTGATGATGGTCACAGAACAATTTGCTGGCCCTTCAATTTTTTTCGTAAAAACATGTAGGGAGTCTATATCACAAGAGAAGTGTATACAAGGTCTGTTATTGCCTTAATGaataggggaagtaacttttctTATCTGATGACCATCCAGTGGGAAAAGAActgaactttgaaatttttgccTTCAAAGATAGGAAAACGCATACCAAATTTTTATTTGGCaccaataattatatataaatgatatcattttgatgCACCCCACTCAAATATATGTAGTTGCAAAAAAACCCTATTTTAAGTTCGCAGTCTGTTAAAAAATGTCTGCATTTTGCGTTGAAGTAAGCTGAAATCACTAGTAGTAGTTAAATAGCATTCAATCTACATAATCTTACCGATTACTTAACAATTACTGGATGCCTAGAGCAAAGGCTAGGCATGGGATTGTCCTTTGACTAGACACTTCATTTATCCTTTTCTGCTTCAGGTGGCCCCTCATTGGTAACTTTTCAAAACCTTATGTATGGAACTAGATGTATACTTGAGTTACCATAAAGCTTGCGCCAGTTTAAGTTTGCTCTTTTAGCGTGCTACTACTTTATCTTTTTGATCAATGGAATTATCCCTGGTCTTCAAACAACATTAGATATATATAGCTATTATATAGCTATATTTCTTTGGAGGTCAGTAGATTTTTCGCTAAATAAGTGGTCAATAAAATAAATCGATTAAAGCTATCATGTAGACATTAGGTGAGATTGCTTaagatataaaattgtttaacagTAGTGTTAAGAGAACGTCTCCATCACAAAGTAGATTGGCACTAGTTTCTCAATTAAGGTCGTCTACTGATAATGACAATTGGCAATTTCTGTTTGATTAGATTATCAGCTGATGCTTTTTTGGCATCATTTTCCTGTGACTGAAAATTGCATTTCCATAGCAACCAGAGAAAGCACAAAATTGCATAAGGGGAATACATAGTGGAATGGAAAATACTGATTGTCATTATCATGTGTCCACTACCttaacccttatcttgctaaatttctataatgaactggtccatcttttaatttggacagtaccatcaactgttaaaaggggtgctttaccaaaaagattctgactgaatggcgaacagtgcagatcatgatcagactgcacagatatgcagactgatcatgatctacattggtcgcaaaggcaggatcagttgtgtccagcatgataatggttaaccTGATATAAGTAAACTTTCCAGAGCAACCACCTGCATTATGCAGCAAGTTGACtcaagcagccagtcagctaacatCACATTTAAGTTCCACCTGACTTAAACAGCCACATGCCTTAAGCATCCACTTTGTGTGCTATTTAataaaggtttgactgtatacagaATACTTAGAGTGTAAATAATTATATCTTGagtgtttacattaatatttCTTAGCCAATCCTGTATCATGAATGGTAAGGTTATATTCaggattgaaaaaaaacaaaacgcaaCAGAATAGGTAACGAATGGACAATAAAAAAAACACCCGAGACATCTCTAGGGACAAGGTCTTATTTACGAGCCTAAATAATGTAGTCGAGTTCTTAATATAATACCAGAATGTCCTAACATTCTGGAACAAAAAACATTGACAGACTATTGAATTCTTTTGATATTGATCTGGTATCTTCAGTCAGTTAGAGAGAAGGAGAGAGATATTGATTGGAAGTTCTACAGGACCATAAAGAGACCCATTCTTTAGATGGTGAAAGATTATTGGTGATAGGTAGTAGAATCTAGTGTCTTAAGGAAGCAGAAATGTGCTGTTGATTTTGGAGAATGTTGTGCGTGCCAATATTGTCTGACAACGATCAATATCATTCTGAAGCTTGCCAGAAATTCCAGGGTTCTATATCAATGACCATGTATCTCTCACCACCTCAGTGTTGATTTTGACATGTTCCTTTATCCTCCTGTGCTTATAAAAACTGTTAGCATTATTCTGGACttgatgttttaaaattacaCAGATTACAGTTTACTAAATTTCCTTGCATGATTTACTCAGTAGAAAAATTTCTTGACCATATATTAAGAACAAAGTTTCCTTGCCTCATCAGAAAGAGGTTGCTGTACAAAAACAAATTGATCAGCAATATGGCTGACTATGGAGCATACATTCTGAAATGTGATACAACCATTATCATGATACTTGATGTACTTACAAAGCAAAATTTTGTCAGTAATGGGATTCCCCTTTTTATccctggtatattttgaaatgcttCACTTCATTTCAgctttcagtagctaatgatgcCTGTTTGCTGTGTGAAAATTGTTTacgttttgagaaacaaaaatcaaacaacaccaaataatagaaaaaaagagttgtttaacatgaaaattgaacagcttgtaaaacatgtatataaattactttacgaaacaagtgccagtatactgatataaacattgaattccggaaaaggactgcctaaaggggtcccacttccggacagtcaaattGCCtctaaaaacaccattttcaaagaactgttacacatgttcgttttgatgcatttgcaatagcgtgcgagcggggaaatttcacataacaagttggaacacagttttcagcagttgtttatctttatttctttacaaatggcattcattttcaaagggagacaactttttctcgacggaTACTTAAATATTCATacatatggatttcctcgacagcgtataccgtatcctgtcaccaacaagcagagTAACTAatattctaacacaaccagcaaataacctacgtacatgtagagtaaaatctatttcgggttattctgcaataaaccacttgcgtacaatgacgtcatccgatccaggtgcgtagcacggtcgtaaaaagtagttaccatttcttTTAACACTgctgatactagtatgtcgtgttagaatcgaaataacaagttcccaagtgtgatttatcgtagaataacccgagtttttcgttcttatgcgaaacaatatatcactcagacCTACGGcattcgtgatatattcttatgcataagaactcaaaactctggttattctacgataaaccatgtttgggaacttattatttcttacagTCATTATTATGTCTCCTCCCTCTAGGGGAgacattgggggagacatattgtttttgccctgtccatccgtccgcctgtccgtccgtccgtacgtcacacttcattaccgagcaataactggagaaccatttgaactagaacc
This is a stretch of genomic DNA from Mercenaria mercenaria strain notata chromosome 4, MADL_Memer_1, whole genome shotgun sequence. It encodes these proteins:
- the LOC123559609 gene encoding uncharacterized protein LOC123559609 — translated: MEDYMDEWQILRSLVYKRYATELQSGTLTLEKVLKGLASQKLNNVTRVLDLLGSLPPTSVKNETTFSAMKLIKTKRRGRLNDDTLNDLTVVVLESPDIEQFNPDPAIQYWMMTPSGRKRRLQYERAATTTPQQPVPVVDTIVNLAAEVQEDRQITSDTQEDSQQVSQEEVSQQEDSQQEVSQQVSQQEVSQQEFSQEEVMNPAFLFDKYDADDGYSSDESECDMSEDYVTSMLEMFSRE